Sequence from the Streptomyces sp. NBC_00440 genome:
TTCGAGCTCGTCGTCGTTCCCGGCCGCGACAGCGTCAAGGACGAAGGCGCCGATCCCATGGCGTACCAGCGCGACAAGGAGCGGGAACTCAAACCGTTCCGTGACTCCACGTGGTCGTCCGCTTCCGGGCTGCGCCGCATCGACGTCGGCAAGCAGGCCATGGCCGAAGGGCAGTTCACCTGGCAGGACGGCAGCGGACGCGAGGTGTACGTCCGCAATGTGGCCATGATTATCGCAGGGCGCTACCACATCGTGCAGGTCATCGGCCCCGAAGCGCAGCGGGACAAGGTCACCGAAATCTATGAACAGGCCGTTGCCACCTACCGAACGGTGACGTGAGCGGACTGGGCGATTCCCGTCACAGTGCGGTATCACGGCGCGCCCCGAGGTTCCACGACTGAATGTCCGTCCGTAATCTGGCAGTCGAGGGAACGGACAGGGGCACGTGGAACACACTCACAGCGCGGACTTGGTGCTCGCCGGTCGTTATCGGCTGGGCGAACTCATCGGTCGCGGCGGCATGGGCAAGGTCTGGCGGGCTCACGACGAGGTGCTGCACCGGACCGTCGCCGTCAAGGAACTGACGGCCGGTCTGTATGTGTCGGAGGCCGACCGGGCCGTACTGCACGCGAGAACGCAGAAGGAGGCGCGCGCCGCGGCGCGCATCAACCATCCCGGGGTCGTGACGGTTCATGACGTCATCGAGTTCGACGACCGGCCGTGGATCGTCATGGAATACATCGACGGTCCCTCACTTGCCGACGCGGTCAAGGAATCGGGGGCGCTCGACCCCCGTGAGGCCGCCCGGGTGGGACTGCACGTTCTGGGAGCTCTGCGCGCCGCGCACGCGGCGGGGGTGCTCCACCGGGATGTGAAGCCGGGCAATGTCCTGCTCGCCCACGACGGCCGTGTCCTCATCACCGACTTCGGTATCGCCGCCATCGAGGGCGACTCGGAGATCACCCGGACCGGCGAGATCGTCGGTTCCATCGACTACCTCGCGCCGGAGCGGGTCTACGGCGAGGCTCCCGGCCCCGCCTCCGACCTCTGGTCGCTGGGCGCCACGCTCTTCACCGCCGTCGAGGAGCGCTCGCCGTTCCGCCGCACATCGCCGATCTCCACGCTCCAGGCCGTCGTGAACGACGAGCCGCCGAAGCTCACCAGGGCGGGGCCGCTCACTCCGGTCATCACCGGACTGCTGCGCAAGGACCCCGCCGAACGGCCGGGGCCCGCCGAGGTGGAGCGCATGCTGCTCGATGCGATGGAGGGGCGCAAGCCCCGGCAGGCAGAGGCGTACGTCCCGACGCAGCTGGTGTCCGAGGGGATGCTCCAGGACGCGACGCCCACGAGCCGGATCAGCTCCTCCGGTGCGCCCGTGACATCAGCGACGGCCCCGCCCGGACCGGAACAGATACCCGAGCAGCAGGCACAGGTAGCGGCCCAGACGCAGGCACCGGCTCCCGTACCGGCCCAGGCGCAGGCACCGGCACAGGTGCCGGCTCCTGTACCGGCTTCCGGGGACGGGGCGCCCGCCGTGGCTCCCGCCGGACGGAAACGTGGCCGTAAGCGGACCGGCGCACTGGTTCTGGCTCTGGCCGTGATCGTCGGTGCCGGAGTCGGTTTCGGCGTCATGAAGTACGAGAACCGGCAGACAGGTTCCGGTGGTGGCTCGGCGTCAGGTTCCGGCGGACCGGGCAGTAGCGGTGGCGGTGGCGGCGGCAACAAGCAGCGCGACGGCGTGCCGAAGGGCTGGCACCGCGTCAGCGAGCCCGAGGGTTACAGCCTGGTTCTGCCCAACGGCTGGAAGCGCCAGATGGACGGTTCCAACGAAATCGACTACACGCCGGACGACGGTGTCCACTTCATTCGGATAAGTATCGACAACGACCCGGACTACGCGACCCCGTATCTGCATGAACTGGCTCTCGAACCGCAGCTCAAGCGGCTCCCCGACTACCGGCGGATCACGCTGCACGTGAACAACTTCCGGGACCAGGACGCCGCGCTCTGGGAGTTCACCTGGACCGAGACCAAGGGGCAGCCGGGGCGACGCCGTGCCATAGACCAGATGTACAACGTGGATCACGGGCAGGCCGAGTACGCGATCTACATGGGCGGCCCGGCCAAGGACTGGGACCGCAGCCGGTTCGACACGGTCCTGCGCTACTGGCAGCCGCCGAACTCGACCGCGCACTGAGCCGCCGTCTGCCGTCGGGAACTGACTGCGATCTGGAACTGACTGCGATCCGGAACTGACTGCGATCTGGAACTGACTGCGATCCGGAACTGGCTGCGATCCGGAACTGACTTCGGTCTGGACCTGGCTGCCGTGTGGAACTGCGGTAGCGGTCCATCGGCTGACGCAGCGTACGTCCGGTACACGCTCCGGCTGCGGTCGCCGTGCGGCATGATGGGCCCAGGGGGACGCAGGGGGAGCGCCAGTGGCACAGGATCCGCGTAACAGCCGTCTGATCGCCGGACGTTATCTGCTCGGAGACCGGATCGGCCGGGGCGGCATGGGTACGGTCTGGCGGGCCACCGACCAGTTGCTCGGGCGGGAGGTCGCCGTCAAGGAGCTGAACCCGGAGACCGGCGCCGCCACGGCGTCGGCGCTGCGTGAGGCGCGCGCGGTCGCCCAGATCAAGCATCCGCAGGTGATCGTCGTCCACGACGTGGTCGTCGAGGACGACGAACGCCCCTACATCGTCATGGAGCTGGTGGTCGGCGGTTCCCTGGCGGCCCGCCTTTCCGAGCGCGGCCCCGTGGACGGCCGTGAAGCCGCCCGGATCGGGCTGGCGCTGCTGGGAGCGCTCCGGGCTGCGCATGCCAGGGGCGTACTGCACCGGGACATCAAACCCGCGAACGTCCTGCTGGAGGACGACGGCCGGGTGGTCCTCACCGACTTCGGGATCGCGCGGCTCGCCGGGGCGACCACGATCAGTGAGACCGGGGCGTTCGTCGGTTCGCCCGAGTACACCTCGCCGGAGCGGATGCAGGCTGAAGAGGCTGGGCCCGCGTCCGATCTGTGGTCGCTCGGTGCGCTGCTGTGTGCCGCGGTGAGCGGGGAGTCGCCCTTCCACCGGGATTCGCTGGGCGGGGTGCTGCACGCGGTGGTCGCCGACGAGATCCGCCCGCCGGCCGAGGCCGAACCGCTGCTGCCCGTCGTCCTGGGCCTGCTCGAACGGGATGCGGTGCGCAGGATGGGGGTGGATGAGGCGGAGCGGCTGCTGGGCGCGTATCTGGCTGCGTGCGCCACGGGGGGTGCCGGTGGGGAGCGCGGGGGCGGGGCAGAAGGCGCCGGTGCTGGTGTCCCCGCCTCCGTATCGGTACCGGACCACCCGCCCGTCCCCACCGCCGGAGGCGCACCAACGACTGGAGCCACTCCGCTCGCCGGGGCCGTACCGCTCGTCGCAGCCACTCCGCTTGCCGGGGTCGCACCGCCTGCCGGGGCCACACCGCTCGTCGCAGCCACTACCCCCGCCGGGGTCGCACCGCCTGCCGGAGCCACTCCGCCCGCCGATTCGCCGCCAGCCGATTCCCCGCCCCGGTCCCCGCGTCCCGTGCTGCGGCGGGCCTCCCTCGTCGCGGGGGTGCTGGTCGCCGCGGCCGCAGGTGCGGGGCTCGTCCTGTACGCGGTTGGCGGTGCGGGAGCGGGCCGTACGGACAACGCCGCGCCGTCCGCGAGCATGACCTCCGCGCCGACCGCGGCATCCACGGCCACCCCGGACCGCGGACCGCAGCAGAAGCCCCCTCGCGCTGCTGCACCTGGCCCGGACGTCAACCCCACCGTGACGCTGACCCATCAGGCGTCACCGGCACCGTCCGGGTACCGGGTCGTCGACGACCCCGGGGGCTTCTCCCTCGCCGTCCCGGCCGATGCCACCCGTTCCACCGACGACAAACGCGTCTACTACATGACCCCGGGCCAGGTCTTCCGTATCGGTGTCCGGATCCACAGCAGCCCCGGCGGCGGTCCGATGGCGACACAGCGCGCATCGGATTCGGCAGGTCCCCGCACCAATCCCGGCTACCGGGACGGCGTGGTCACCGCGACCACGCACGACGGACATGACGCGGCGCTCTGGGAGTTCACCTGGAACGGTTACTCCAAGGGCGAGGGCGCCCGTCATACGTACGACCTCTGCTGGGAGCAGGACGGGCGTCTCTACGACGTCTGGGTGTCGGCGCCGGTCGGCGGCCTCGACACCGCGCAACGGCACTTCGCCACGGCCATCGGCACCTTCTCGGCGTCGGCCTCGGGGGCTGCGGCAGTGCCGTCCGCGGGCGGCACCGGAGACCACCGCTGACCGGTACAGCGGGAACGACCCGGACGGCGGGGAACGGCGCGGGAACAGCGGGGCCGGCGGGATCCGGGGCGGCCAACCCGCCTGATCAGGGGTTGTGTCGCCAGCGATCACTGGCGGTATATGTAGGGACGGTGAAAAGGCATTACTCATGGGTACCGAAACTCTTCGCCGGGGCATAGCCTCCCCTCATGACGGACTCGCAGGCTCCCACCGCCACGGCCCCCCACGGCACGAACCCGATAGCCCCCACTCCCTCCGGTGTGCGGACCGCGGCCGACGTGGTCACCCCCGAAGTGGTCGCTCACCTGACACGCGGCGTGGTGGGTTCCGGACATACGGCCAACCACACCCCCTTCACCGGCGGGAAGCTGGCCGATCTGCCCGAGTCGAGCCCCGAGGACGTCGCGACCGCCTTCGAGCGGGCCCGCATGGCCCAGGCGGCGTGGGCCGCGACCCCCGCCCGGACCCGGGCCGCCGTCCTGCTGCGCTTCCACGACCTGGTGCTCTCCCGGCAGGCCGAGGTCCTCGACCTCATCCAGCTGGAGACCGGCAAGGCCAGGCTGCACGCCCACGAAGAGGTCCAGGCCGTCGCCGTCGCCGCGCGCCACTACGGCCGCAAGGCGCCCTCGTACCTCAAGCCCAAGGGCCACACGGGCGCGATCCCCACGTTCACCAAGGTCACCGAGTTGCGCCAGCCGCGCGGTGTGGTGGGTCAGATCGCCCCCTGGAACTACCCCTTCGAGCTGTCCATCGGCGACGCGCTGCCCGCCCTGGTCTCCGGCAACGCCCTCGTGATGAAGCCCGACACCGAGACCGCCCTGACCGCGCTGTGGGCCCGCGACCTGATCATCGAGGCCGGACTGCCCGCCGAGGTCTTCCAGGTGGTCCTGGGGGAGGGCCCGGTCATCGGCCCCGAGCTGGTCAAACACGCTGACTTCGTCTCCTTCACCGGCTCGACCCGCACCGGCCGCGAGGTCGCCCGGGGCGCGGCCGACCGGCTGGTCGGCGTCTCGCTCGAACTCGGCGGCAAGAACGCCATGCTGGTCCTGGAGGACGCGGACATCGAGAAGGCGGCCGCGGGCGCCGTCCGTGCCTGCTTCTCGTCGGCGGGCCAGCTCTGCATCTCCATCGAGCGGCTGTACGTCCACGAGTCGATAGCCGACGCGTTCCTGGAACGCTTCGCCGCGCGCACCAAGGCGATGCGCCTCGGCAGCTCCCTCGCATACGGCGCCGACATGGGCTCCCTCGCCGGCGAACGGCAGCTGGAGGCCGTACGGCGACACGTGGAGGAGGCCGTCTCCAAGGGCGCCACCCTGGTCGCGGGCGGTGTGCACCGTACGGACATCGGTCCGCTCTTCTACGAGCCGACCATCCTGGACGGCGTCGAGGCCCCGATGGCCGTCTGCACCGAGGAGACATTCGGCCCGGTGGTCTCGGTCTACCGCTTCAAGGACGAGGACGAGGCCGTCGCGACCGCCAACGCCACGCCCTACGGCCTCAATTCGAGCGTCTGGACCAGGAGTGGCAGCCGCGGCCACGCCGTCGCCGCCCGGCTGCGGACCGGCACGGTCAACATCAACGAGGGGTACGCGCCCGCGTACGGCAGCGTGCAGTCCCCGATGGGCGGCATGAAGGACTCGGGGCTCGGCCGCAGGCACGGCTCGGAAGGCATCCTCAAGTACACGGAGGCGCAGACCGTCGCGCACCAGCGGGTCATGCCGATGGCGCCGTCCTTCGGGATGGATGACGAGAAGTACGCCGCGTTCATGAGCCGCAGCCTCAAGGCGATGAAGGTCCTGCGCCTGCGCTGACCCCCGCCGCCCCGCCTCCCGCCGCCCCGCCTCCCGCCGCCCCGCCTGACCCCCGCCGCCCCGTCCCTCCGATTCCTTGCGCCTCCGCCTCCGCCCCTTCCTTCTCTGAGGAGAGTCCATGTCACAGGAGAACTCTGTCCGCAGTGAGGCCGACGGAGCCGACGCACCGTACGACTACGACGTCCTGGTGGTCGGGTCCGGCTTCG
This genomic interval carries:
- a CDS encoding succinic semialdehyde dehydrogenase → MTDSQAPTATAPHGTNPIAPTPSGVRTAADVVTPEVVAHLTRGVVGSGHTANHTPFTGGKLADLPESSPEDVATAFERARMAQAAWAATPARTRAAVLLRFHDLVLSRQAEVLDLIQLETGKARLHAHEEVQAVAVAARHYGRKAPSYLKPKGHTGAIPTFTKVTELRQPRGVVGQIAPWNYPFELSIGDALPALVSGNALVMKPDTETALTALWARDLIIEAGLPAEVFQVVLGEGPVIGPELVKHADFVSFTGSTRTGREVARGAADRLVGVSLELGGKNAMLVLEDADIEKAAAGAVRACFSSAGQLCISIERLYVHESIADAFLERFAARTKAMRLGSSLAYGADMGSLAGERQLEAVRRHVEEAVSKGATLVAGGVHRTDIGPLFYEPTILDGVEAPMAVCTEETFGPVVSVYRFKDEDEAVATANATPYGLNSSVWTRSGSRGHAVAARLRTGTVNINEGYAPAYGSVQSPMGGMKDSGLGRRHGSEGILKYTEAQTVAHQRVMPMAPSFGMDDEKYAAFMSRSLKAMKVLRLR
- a CDS encoding protein kinase domain-containing protein produces the protein MAQDPRNSRLIAGRYLLGDRIGRGGMGTVWRATDQLLGREVAVKELNPETGAATASALREARAVAQIKHPQVIVVHDVVVEDDERPYIVMELVVGGSLAARLSERGPVDGREAARIGLALLGALRAAHARGVLHRDIKPANVLLEDDGRVVLTDFGIARLAGATTISETGAFVGSPEYTSPERMQAEEAGPASDLWSLGALLCAAVSGESPFHRDSLGGVLHAVVADEIRPPAEAEPLLPVVLGLLERDAVRRMGVDEAERLLGAYLAACATGGAGGERGGGAEGAGAGVPASVSVPDHPPVPTAGGAPTTGATPLAGAVPLVAATPLAGVAPPAGATPLVAATTPAGVAPPAGATPPADSPPADSPPRSPRPVLRRASLVAGVLVAAAAGAGLVLYAVGGAGAGRTDNAAPSASMTSAPTAASTATPDRGPQQKPPRAAAPGPDVNPTVTLTHQASPAPSGYRVVDDPGGFSLAVPADATRSTDDKRVYYMTPGQVFRIGVRIHSSPGGGPMATQRASDSAGPRTNPGYRDGVVTATTHDGHDAALWEFTWNGYSKGEGARHTYDLCWEQDGRLYDVWVSAPVGGLDTAQRHFATAIGTFSASASGAAAVPSAGGTGDHR
- a CDS encoding serine/threonine-protein kinase; this encodes MLAGRYRLGELIGRGGMGKVWRAHDEVLHRTVAVKELTAGLYVSEADRAVLHARTQKEARAAARINHPGVVTVHDVIEFDDRPWIVMEYIDGPSLADAVKESGALDPREAARVGLHVLGALRAAHAAGVLHRDVKPGNVLLAHDGRVLITDFGIAAIEGDSEITRTGEIVGSIDYLAPERVYGEAPGPASDLWSLGATLFTAVEERSPFRRTSPISTLQAVVNDEPPKLTRAGPLTPVITGLLRKDPAERPGPAEVERMLLDAMEGRKPRQAEAYVPTQLVSEGMLQDATPTSRISSSGAPVTSATAPPGPEQIPEQQAQVAAQTQAPAPVPAQAQAPAQVPAPVPASGDGAPAVAPAGRKRGRKRTGALVLALAVIVGAGVGFGVMKYENRQTGSGGGSASGSGGPGSSGGGGGGNKQRDGVPKGWHRVSEPEGYSLVLPNGWKRQMDGSNEIDYTPDDGVHFIRISIDNDPDYATPYLHELALEPQLKRLPDYRRITLHVNNFRDQDAALWEFTWTETKGQPGRRRAIDQMYNVDHGQAEYAIYMGGPAKDWDRSRFDTVLRYWQPPNSTAH